From Nicotiana tabacum cultivar K326 chromosome 20, ASM71507v2, whole genome shotgun sequence, one genomic window encodes:
- the LOC107768253 gene encoding 5-methyltetrahydropteroyltriglutamate--homocysteine methyltransferase-like — MLMPKKQALRFETCYQIALAIKDEVKDLEKAGINVIQVDGAALREALPLRKPEEAFCLNWAVDSFRITNFSVQDSTQIHTHIFYSNFNDIVHSINNMDADVITIGNSRSNEKLLIMYESRGMLLTLVILLNVEAKLNQG; from the exons ATGCTTATGCCTAAGAAGCAGGCACTGAG ATTTGAGACTTGCTATCAAATTGCTTTGGCTATTAAGGATGAGGTTAAAGATCTTGAGAAGGCTGGCATTAATGTCATTCAAGTTGATGGAGCTGCTTTAAGGGAGGCGTTGCCTCTTAGAAAGCCCGAGGAAGCTTTCTGCTTGAACTGGGCTGTGGATTCATTCAGGATAACCAACTTTAGTGTTCAAGACAGTACCCAG ATTCACACCCACATTTTCTATTCAAACTTCAATGACATCGTCCATTCCATTAATAATATGGATGCTGATGTGATCACCATCGGGAACTCCAGGTCAAATGAGAAGTTGCTTATTATGTATGAAAGTAGAGGCATGTTACTTACGTTAGTCATCCTCTTAAACGTTGAGGCTAAACTGAATCAAGGATGA